A region of the Channa argus isolate prfri chromosome 14, Channa argus male v1.0, whole genome shotgun sequence genome:
TGTAACCTGTCAGACCTGTTGAATGTCACACGCCAATGAACATGTCCTGTATTTTATTATGTCCCTGCATTGTTGTCTTTCCTTGATGGGTGAAACAGTGAAAGTCTATAAATATAAATCCTTTTTCTATGATGTGTCTGAGTTATTAACCTCCTGTAAGTTTGGATTACAGCCTAAGCACAATCAAGACTGACACAATTAGTCAGTAACATGCTGGCTGAGGTCACAGTAGATCTGTTTTCCCGATGCCAggatggtgtttgtttttttgacgtGTATGTTATATCTTTTTGGTATTGAAAAGAGGGGgcttttatttatgtctgtgtctgcaggtaCAGTGTTGTGCACATTAAATGTCATGCACGGTTAGAAAATCAGATAATTCCAAACAGGACAGGAGAGATAAAGGTAGTGTTTGTCAAAACCTCTAGTTCTCAGAGTCATAACTCTCTTCTGGATTCTCAGTGGTTATAAATGTGCAACCTAAACTTTTATCTATCATTATCTATGATGTTCATCACAAATAAACATCCTTAAATCCACGTTGAAATTTTAGACCAAAtactaattaaataataatactaatattagTTGCCCAGTCACTAGAGCTTAATCAGTCTtcacatttttggttttctttagtTTAGAAGTAATTACATGATATGTTCTTTTTACATATGCCAACAGTATTTCATTATACTTCTAACTGTGCCACATTGGACAAAATATAACCAAAtctaggataaaaaaaatatgaataaagcTGTAGTTATTATTTGCTGAAACCtgctgtaaaaaatatttatgaataatGAAAAGCAGTTCTTGTGCTCCTTTATGTTGCAAGAACACGATTTATTACAGACCTATTTGAATGAATTTATTCTTTAGTTAACttatatttgatttgttttgtagcTCTTTTTTGATCATAAGACATTATACAGCTCCAGCTGTTTCAAATATCCAAATAGTAGGTAGGAAGGTAGGAAGgtagtaaaaagaaaagcaaacccAAAAGCATTTGAACCCAGGTCACTGTGGACATGTGGCAAGAGACTCTGGCAGCTTAACCATGAGTGTCCTACTGATGTTCTGGGCCTCCTGTGCGGCTCACTGTGAAGTTAGTGCTTTGCTCTGCCTTGCCCGTCACCCCGGAGACACAAAAAGGCCAGAAACAGAAGCAGACTTTGGTGCAGCCTGTGAACTCCATGTCAAACTCATATGctctctttcttgttttttctctgccctgaatctttttttttttcataatgctGGCACACTGGCAGTGTCTCTCACCTCTCTAAACACCAATTCCCATCAAGACAGAAAGCTTCCTTCTATGAATGATGCTTGAATTGACAAAAGAACAAGGTGGAATGGGGTTCACATGATAACAATGCTGGCTTTTAAAAGAATTAGTAGGAGTTGGCATTAGCCTTCTTTATGCTTCACTTTGTGCTGTGGATGTGTGAGTTTTTGTATATTGTGCATGAAACTACTACATAGGTTACTATCAGTTTCTTGTCTTTAATGGTGTTCACTCCTCAGCTTCGCGACTCCACAGAAAAGTATGAGGAATATTATCGCCAGCGTTTGCGAGTGCAGCAGCACCTggagcagaagcagcagcagaggcaaATGTACCAGCAGATGCTCCTGGAGGGAGGGGTCCAGCAGGAGCCACCACCCAGCGACATGCATCACAGCCTCACGGAAAAGTTCCTCAACAGGTAAATGCTTAACAAGAGGTGTCTTAAATGCACTATGTCAAAAAGGGAGCGATTGTCATATGAAAGACTTCATCTAAGATTAGTTGTGTTGCTTGTTGACTGAATTAAGGCTGGTTATTATTGAAAAGCATTTAATATCTTCATATAATAGAGGAGCAGCTGAGAAGACGAGAAGAAGGAGACATGTTAAAGCGTTGATAACGATGGGTTAGCCCATGCGGCTTTCCCTGGCATGACACACCTCACCCAAAACCCGTCTCTGGTCACGAGCTGCATCACATCACTATTATTTTCAGAAATAGCAGCTGGATGATACATCTAAAAAGGCAAACGTAGAGTACACGTAGTGTCAACAAATGTGAAGACAAAAATTTGggatttttggttttattttgctctttcaGCAGGACAAAGACTCTTTAATTGTCCCCTGAGACTTCCTCCaactcctccctctcccctgCCTCTCCCTGTCTGTGTAATCCTCTACATTATTCAAGAGTGGCTGTGCATAATGACATCATTGCTTCAGTTttactttgtcctctgctctgcatgtAGTAGTTTTAAATACCCTTTTCCAATGTACTAAACTTGGACTCGAAAGTAATACAACATGTGAGGTAACAAAACAACAGGATAGCTATGCTTCACAAAAGTGATTGCCATGTATATGCAcatctatttgtgtgtgttctccagGTCCATTCAAAAGCTGGAGGAGCTCAATGTGGGGATGGAGAATTTAGATGAGGAAGTAAAGTCTCTGGCCCAGCAGTGTAATGGCAACAAAAATGCCCCTGCCCCCGAAGACAATAACAACCCTCCATCTGTGACGCTGGAGCAGAGCCATGCCCGGGGGGGAGGGGTGCTCAGCAGCACCCCACAACGCACCGTAGGGGGCCAAGCAGTCCCACCTCCAAATGAGTCCCCTGTCGTCTCTCAGAGGTGTGACTTCTTTTGTGCAgggtgtttgttttcttattatggGTTGTTGAATTAgatgtgttttctctttattgGCAGTGGGCAGAAACAAAGTGTTGATCAAGGTGACTCTCCAGGCTCCTTATCCCGAAATAAAGAGGTAGGAACATAAGAGAGCCAGTACTGGAAATAATCTTCGAATAAATCTCTGTGTGCTAAATAATGACCCTGAAGTGGTTTTATGGTCTTTATTATTGATACTGTTCTCATTCAGGTTTATGTATTAGCTGTTGTTTCTGTCAGCTTAATTGAAGTTCATCACGTACCCTcttgttttcattaaacattttcataaaatgaTCCACTAAGCACACTAAGCAGATTACATCATGGTGACATTATGACATAAGGTAGACCAGATCAGAGAAGGTTGTACTGGCAATTGTATGTaatctttgtgtttaaatttgtatttgttacatttgtgtttttcttttcagggCGAAAAGTCAAAGAGCCTGTTTGTGCCAGTACACACTCTGGAGGACACTCAGGCCATTCGTGCTGTTGCCTTCCACCCATCTGGAACGCTATACGCTGTTGGGTCCAACTCCAAGACGCTACGTGTGTGTGCTTACCCAGAAACATTGGACACAAGGTGATCTAAAGATGGTGACATGAACagttataaacatttttttccttgtcaAAACAAGCTCCTTTATGACAAAACTAATTATGACAGTTATACAGTATGATGTGGTATAATTGTTCTTTATCACTCATTTTTCCCTTCCTCAGTGGGTCAAGTCCAAAAAAGCAACCGGTGGTTCGCTTCAAGAGGAACAAACACCACAAAGGCTCCATCTATTGCGTGGCCTGGAGCCACTGTGGACAGCTGCTGGCTACAGGCTCCAATGACAAATATGTCAAAGTCTTACCTTTCAGTGCAGAGACATGCAATGCTACAGGTGAGGGCTGTCTGCATGACTACATTTTAACAGTCCTGTTCGTTGATATCAGCACAAtcacactttttgtttgtttctctgttttctagGTCCAGACCTGGAGTTCAGCATGCATGATGGTACTATCAGAGACTTGGCATTTATGGAGGGTCCAGAAAGTGGGGGAGCAATCTTGATCAGTGCTGGTGCAGGAGACTGTAACATCTATACAACCGACTGTCAGAGGGGACAGGGTCTGCACGCTCTCAGTGGACATACAGGTACATCCACTTTCATTGGCCCACCGTACCTCTAAATTGAAGTTGTGCAagattgtctgtgttttctatAGTGAGAagagttttgtgtgtttctcttttaggTCACATCCTGTCTTTGTACACGTGGGGAGGCTGGATGATTGCCTCTGGCTCCCAAGATAAGACGGTGCGCTTCTGGGACCTGCGAGTGCCCAGCTGTGTCCGAGTAGTGGGAACTGCATTCCACGGCTCAGGTATGGTCTATGGCTTCTGGTCTGTCATGAGTTTGTTGTGAGAAGCTGCTCTGTTATCTATTAATACCTGGAAAAAACACATACCAATTAAGTCTTTTTATCCTGTTTCAAATTGTGTGGGTGCACAGGATCTTTGGGGGATTGCTTCAATTCATTGTCACAATTGCAACAATGCAAATTCCTGTagagactttgttttttttgtccaccaTCTACAAACAAAGACCCTCCTACTACACAAACACGTGACATCCTTTAAAGCTGGCCATGTGAAGACATCTTATACCTTGAACAATGAGCCCCACTTACCCCTTTTTCTATCACATTTGGCTTAAACATTCAGTATGGTGGTAAAATATCCAAACATAAATCCAATCAATGGatataaaattttatatatgtaaatatataaagatTTGATGTATAAAATCTAAATGATCATAAAATGATTATAAAAGATTCACCTTCATGTTTGGATGAATCCCTACTTTTGAACAATGGAAAACACTAGAGTTAGCACCGCTTCCCTAATAGCTGCCAGTGATCTCTATGGAAATATAATGATCCTCTCAGTCGCTActgaattattttcctcaatttCGCTGCGTCACCCTTCTTCTTCACTTCTTAACTCCACAGGCAGTCCTGTAGCCTCGGTAGCAGTTGATCCTAGTGGCCGTCTCCTAGCAACAGGACAGGAAGACAGTGCGTGCATGCTGTATGACATCAGAGGAGGACGCATTGTCCAGGTGTACCGGCCACACACCAGCGACGTCCGATCTGTGAGGTTTTCCCCTGGTGCACACTACCTGCTCACAGGCTCCTACGACACAAAGGTCATGGTCACAAACCTCCAAGGTACGGGATAATGTCTTTCGTTCACTAGTTTTATTATTGAGGGAATGGATAGTAGGAAAATGCCCCCCCATCATGCTGTAGGTAATTTCATTTTGTGATAATAAGATATGCCAGTTTGTATTAAGTTTTCTGCATAGTCAGTTAGATATATGTAGAAACACTACACATAAAATGAGACAAGGAATAGCTGGTATTGGCATTTTccataaagttaaaatgtagaATGTCAAGGTACTTCAACGCGTtgaaatgctgcaaaaatgcCATATTGTCTTCTTTATGAATATCCAAATAAGAGATATAAGTTACTAGTTAAGGCTGTTAGAGTAATTTAGTTATGCCTGAAGTCTGAACCAGTACCTACCTAAACTTTTGTAAGTTTGATGTACAGTGCACATGTTTTACCTTTTAGCATGTGCTTGTGAGACTTTTCTACCTGGCTGTCTAAGCTGTATCTCCTCTGGTGGTGCTTGTGTGCAGGTGACCTGACAAAACAGTTGCCTCTGACCGTGGTGGGGGAGCACGGTGACAAGGTGATACAGTGTCGATGGCACACACAAGATCTGTCCTTCGTCTCATCTTCTGCTGACCGCACTGTCACTCTCTGGACACATAACCAGTagcacatacacacgcacatacCAAAAACTAGTTGATGTTATATAAAAGACACATTCCTCTAAAACCAACACTGCTCCTTTTAACACTCTAAACACTGTCACACCCTATTAACACACTTGACAAACTCCCAGCCTGATGAGAATCTCCTTCCTGTGTATAGGAAACCAAATGGATACAAACCTGTGACAAGTCCAAAGCACATGTTGcatgttctttttctcctccgCTCATGGTCATATTAAGgggtaaaaacagcaaaatcctTCATTATTTTTCATGCCACTTAATGTCCTcctacattttcacatcttagAGATACTAATCAGTTGCTGCATGTCCTTTTTAACTGAGGAATGTTTAAGGTAGATTGGACAGATTGCTTTGTTTGATGGTGCCTTTCTTGAGTTTAAAGTTTTcacatgcaaaatgtaaaaaaagagagagagagaaaaggtcaTTTTTCAAGGTCAACGTTTGTTCCATTCATTCTTTTGCATCATTTTCTTATAGTTGGTGTAATGCTGCTATTGTTTGGGAAAACAAGTGTGGTGTAAAATGTAGACTTTTCCAGTGTCATTAGTGAGATTTTTCTATTAGAAAGCTGAATATGTGGAAACACTGTTGCTTCCATGTGGGATGTAGTGATGTCTAATGTTACTGTATCCACTACATTACAGTAACTCAATGTGTAAATTAGCTCAagcatttaatttgaaattaacaTGTTGCTACCGAAAGCTGTTACAGTGTCTTGCTATGGCTTGCTTGCAATGGAAGATTGTTATTCTATCAGcatcaaacaaaaatacatttttgttgattGCCAGAGCattcagtttaatatttttgactGTTTCAAAGCTTTGGTTTGTCTACTGCTGTAGTATTCTAACAACAGTAGGTGGCGCTTCGTGCCCTTAACAAGGATTCAACTATATGCACAATGAAATCTGAATGGAAGAACgggtgtttatttatttgccatTAGTATTTGAAGCGTAGGTATTGAAttcttttgttgtattttacatgcgcacttttttaaacaatgtcagCTAATATTGATTTACTTACAAAGATgcatatttaagtttttatttttaatttatagtaTATATTGTTTTAACAAGTAAGGCCATACTAATAATGTACATAGATATATTTATTTCCATTGTGTTTATGTAAGCACAGTTATTAGTATATTTTGGAGATGCTAGTGGctctaatttttctttttaaaagtgacTTAAATTAAATCGAGcttattaatgtgtgtttgctggTATGTTCAATAAACTGTCTTTTACACAagctaatttttctttttggttgaaCTTAAGAGTTAATAttgaacaattttaaaaagacaaaataagattCTTACATAAATGAGGTTTTATTATTCCTCTGATTTCACTCTAATTATAAGTACAAAAGAGCATAGGGGCTGTACATGAGTTAATGCCATTCTTTTAtcaaagtgtttaaaattactCAATAATTTCCTTACTAACAACTGGTAATTCTTAAACCAAATGctcacatttaaagaaaatgcatgGAAAGAGTGCTGTACTTCTAAAACCACTGTAAGCAAACACAATACTCCATCATGATGGGAGGGCagttaatatttacaataaatacaaaacagaacTAGTTGTGTATCGACAAATacaaaagctgaaattaaatttCAGAACAGAATCAcgacaaagattaaaaaataaaaaacaaaacatttgtccCTGACACTACTGAGAGGTTGTTGGTGCTGTGCAAGTTGTGCGAAACAAAGTTTTAGTTAATTTGAGATTTTTTGATTACTATATACAACGATAACAGTGCTTTGTTTTGCCCACAGAAATGGGCTTTTCTTCTCAGTGACATCTGTATCACCCCAATCCAACACAGAGCTGTTCACGACTCAGATTTGCGGGGAGGGGGAAACCTGTCGGTCCCTGTAACCTGTCTTTCGTGCTTAATTCAGTTGGAGCTTGCTGTAGTGTTTGCTGCAGAAGGGAGGGTGACACGTTGCTCATCCATTCGTTTTGCCTGAGAGCGCATGATGAGGCTGAAAAAGTCCTCATCTGGTACAGTGGGTCCACGGACTGGCGGAGGGGGAGGAGCACAGCGCTGATCATCCAGACGCGACCCCTAGAAAGAACAATGAAAGTGCATTATCATTTCTTTTGTATAAAAATTATACCTATAGTTGAGCAGGCCTTCAGTTATCCTTTTCTTCAAACATACAGGTACCTGGCACTTGACAAGCATATCAAAGAAGTCGTCATCAGGCTCAGAATTGTCTGCATTGGCCATCAGATGGCTGAGCACAGCCTGATTGCTGTTTTGATTGAGCCTGAGGCCAGGCAGGCTTCCCCCTGCTGCTGACGACTCCACAATTCGCCGACCGTGTATGGCCGAGACATTGGCAGACTCTGAAACAGCTGTAGAGTCAAAGAAGTTTAAATAAGTGTCAGAAGAGATAAATGAGAGTTTTACTCAAGGCATTTAACGCCTCTTGAGtatgaatgtacagtatagACTCACATTTCCTGATTGCTCTAGGAGGTGAATTTGGGCCACTGTTAAGTGAAAACCTGCTTCCCTTATCTTGGATTGAACACCGCTGGTCGTCCATACGGTTGCTCTGAAAACGGCTGAGCAGGTCAAAGAACCCCTCATCCCCAAGCATATCAGGACTCAGTCgctgataaagaaaaagaaaatataaaaaaatgccaaacagaATAAAGCAAGTGTGTGTGGTTATCACTTGTATGCACTCTGTGCTGCAAACCTTCTGAGGTCCCTGTGAAGGGGTCTGGCTAGTGTCCAGGGTGTTGCTGGTGTCCTGGAGGACCTTGCTGGAGCCACCATTCTTGTACTTCTTCCCACGCAGACGGTTGACAAAGAACAGCTTGGAAGAGCTCTTAGCTAAGGAGGGTTTAGACGGTTTGCTCATGATGTCACTGTTCCACTTCTGACCCTTTGGTACAAATGAAGAAATTGGTTACAAAAATGTAGAAAGGAAAGAAGGTAAAtagaagagaaacacaaagctAGGGACATGATGTGTTAGTGGACAGTGAACTCCATGTGCATGAGAGCAGCTTTTACATTCATCTTATCTGGTGTGAGTTTCATCAGCTCCAGGTTCTCCATGCTGTGTCTTCTGCTCATCCTGGGCCTTGCTCCTAAAGCACATAGCCACTGTTAGCAGCAGTTAAACAAGCAAGTcctaaacataaaaactgaaggTTTagggtgtttgtgtttttttattttaccatgcAGGTTATAGTCTATATCCTTATTTTCTGACAAGGTGGAGTTGTTTGTGCTGTAGCTCAGACCTAGAACCATCTGGAGATCAGACACATTCATACGAGCTGTAAGCTCCCCACTCCTGTCTCCAGtctagaaataaataaataaataaaatgtgggaGTCCTAATGTTAGTGTTACCATGATCCCTCACATTTTcacctgttttttaaaattcaaaacgTCATTCCTGTACCTCTTTGCAGATCTCCAGGTGCTTCTC
Encoded here:
- the wdr47a gene encoding WD repeat-containing protein 47 isoform X1 yields the protein MTAEETINVKEVEIIKVILDFLNSRKLHISMLALEKESGVINGLYSDDMLFLRQLVLDGQWDEVLQFIQPLECMDKFDRKRFRYIILKQKFLEALCVNNAMSAEDEPQHLEFTMQEAVKCLHALEEFCPSKDDYSKLCLLLTLPRLTNHAEFKDWNPSTARVQCFEEACSMVAEFIPADRKLSEAGFKASRERLFQLLLKGVLYECCVEFCQSKATGEEITESEVLLGVDMLCGNGCDDLDLSLLSWMQNLSHSVFSCAFEQKQLNIHVDRLVKPAKTGYADLLTPLISKLSPYPSSPLRRPQSADTYMSRSLNPALDGLSYGLSGQDKRVSGGEIVPGKGISPMSHSFANFHYPGAGGQSLSRSLMMESSDCHSIFEESPETSRTDTPVDKMMSSGGAQNMCPASASGADTPSAVSADRNELRDSTEKYEEYYRQRLRVQQHLEQKQQQRQMYQQMLLEGGVQQEPPPSDMHHSLTEKFLNRSIQKLEELNVGMENLDEEVKSLAQQCNGNKNAPAPEDNNNPPSVTLEQSHARGGGVLSSTPQRTVGGQAVPPPNESPVVSQSGQKQSVDQGDSPGSLSRNKEGEKSKSLFVPVHTLEDTQAIRAVAFHPSGTLYAVGSNSKTLRVCAYPETLDTSGSSPKKQPVVRFKRNKHHKGSIYCVAWSHCGQLLATGSNDKYVKVLPFSAETCNATGPDLEFSMHDGTIRDLAFMEGPESGGAILISAGAGDCNIYTTDCQRGQGLHALSGHTGHILSLYTWGGWMIASGSQDKTVRFWDLRVPSCVRVVGTAFHGSGSPVASVAVDPSGRLLATGQEDSACMLYDIRGGRIVQVYRPHTSDVRSVRFSPGAHYLLTGSYDTKVMVTNLQGDLTKQLPLTVVGEHGDKVIQCRWHTQDLSFVSSSADRTVTLWTHNQ
- the wdr47a gene encoding WD repeat-containing protein 47 isoform X2 produces the protein MTAEETINVKEVEIIKVILDFLNSRKLHISMLALEKESGVINGLYSDDMLFLRFRYIILKQKFLEALCVNNAMSAEDEPQHLEFTMQEAVKCLHALEEFCPSKDDYSKLCLLLTLPRLTNHAEFKDWNPSTARVQCFEEACSMVAEFIPADRKLSEAGFKASRERLFQLLLKGVLYECCVEFCQSKATGEEITESEVLLGVDMLCGNGCDDLDLSLLSWMQNLSHSVFSCAFEQKQLNIHVDRLVKPAKTGYADLLTPLISKLSPYPSSPLRRPQSADTYMSRSLNPALDGLSYGLSGQDKRVSGGEIVPGKGISPMSHSFANFHYPGAGGQSLSRSLMMESSDCHSIFEESPETSRTDTPVDKMMSSGGAQNMCPASASGADTPSAVSADRNELRDSTEKYEEYYRQRLRVQQHLEQKQQQRQMYQQMLLEGGVQQEPPPSDMHHSLTEKFLNRSIQKLEELNVGMENLDEEVKSLAQQCNGNKNAPAPEDNNNPPSVTLEQSHARGGGVLSSTPQRTVGGQAVPPPNESPVVSQSGQKQSVDQGDSPGSLSRNKEGEKSKSLFVPVHTLEDTQAIRAVAFHPSGTLYAVGSNSKTLRVCAYPETLDTSGSSPKKQPVVRFKRNKHHKGSIYCVAWSHCGQLLATGSNDKYVKVLPFSAETCNATGPDLEFSMHDGTIRDLAFMEGPESGGAILISAGAGDCNIYTTDCQRGQGLHALSGHTGHILSLYTWGGWMIASGSQDKTVRFWDLRVPSCVRVVGTAFHGSGSPVASVAVDPSGRLLATGQEDSACMLYDIRGGRIVQVYRPHTSDVRSVRFSPGAHYLLTGSYDTKVMVTNLQGDLTKQLPLTVVGEHGDKVIQCRWHTQDLSFVSSSADRTVTLWTHNQ